The following are encoded together in the Citrus sinensis cultivar Valencia sweet orange chromosome 1, DVS_A1.0, whole genome shotgun sequence genome:
- the LOC102625679 gene encoding serine/threonine protein phosphatase 2A regulatory subunit B''beta-like, producing the protein MMEIEVVGGEMASFDADLLQLPEFSQLALKSNPHLAEELFSIWLSLPETNKLVKSLLSDAKSGTSLNSLGNSSVNVSGSSLPSVFPAGSTPPLSPRSTSGSPRVSKQRAGPSSLASPLKIVSEPVREVIPQFYFKNGRPPPTEMRDQCVFAIDQHFYGHMDGLQVQEFKSITKEICKLPSFFSTALFRKIDVEGTGIVTRDQFVDYWMRGNLLTKDLATRIYIILKRPDRSYLTQDDFKPVLRELLTSHPGLEFLQSTPEFQERYAETVIYRIFYYINRSGTGHLTLRELKRGNLIAAMQHVDEEEDINKVLKYFSYEHFYVIYCKFWELDTDHDFFIDKENLIRYGNHALTYRIVDRIFSQVPRKFTSKVVGKMCYEDFVYFMLSEEDKSSEPALEYWFRCIDLDGNGLLTPNELQYLYEEQLHRMECMAQEPVLFEDVLCQIVDMIGPENQGYITLRDLKGCKLSGNVFNILFNLNKFIAFESRDPFLIRQERENPTLTEWDRFAHREYIRLSMEEDAENVSNGSGDIWDESLEAPF; encoded by the exons aTGATGGAAATAGAGGTAGTGGGTGGTGAAATGGCGTCCTTCGATGCGGATTTGTTACAGTTACCGGAGTTCTCACAGTTGGCTCTCAAATCCAATCCCCATCTTGCTGAAGAGCTCTTCTCTATATGGCTTTCGCTGCCCGAGACTAACAAATTG GTGAAGTCACTGCTGTCTGATGCAAAGTCAGGAACTTCTTTAAATTCTCTTGGGAATAGTAGTGTGAATGTTTCTGGCAGTTCATTACCTTCAGTGTTTCCAGCTGGCAGTACTCCTCCTCTTTCTCCACGTTCTACCTCTGGCTCTCCCCGTGTTTCTAAACAGAGGGCTGGTCCTTCTTCTTTGGCTTCTCCGTTAAAAATAGTCAGTGAACCAGTACGTGAGGTCATACCTCAG TTTTACTTTAAAAACGGACGCCCGCCTCCAACTGAAATGAGAGATCAGTGTGTGTTTGCAATTGATCAGCATTTTTATGGTCACATGGATGGACTGCAAGTACAAG AGTTTAAGTCCATCACGAAGGAAATATGCAAGCTACCATCATTCTTCTCTACTGCACTGTTTAGAAAGATTGACGTTGAAGGCACTGGTATCGTGACGAG AGATCAATTTGTTGATTATTGGATGAGAGGCAACCTGTTGACAAAGGATTTGGCAACCCggatatatataattctaaAGCGACCAGATCGTAGTTACCTTACTCAG GACGATTTCAAACCTGTTTTACGGGAGCTTTTGACATCTCATCCAGGGTTGGAATTTTTGCAAAGCACACCAGAATTTCAGGAAAGATATG CTGAAACAGTCATATACAGAATATTTTACTACATTAATAGATCTGGAACTGGCCATCTTACCCTCAGGGAGTTGAAGCGTGGAAACCTGATTGCTGCGATGCAGCATgtagatgaagaagaagacatTAACAAAGTCTTGAA GTACTTCTCTTATGAGCACTTCTATGTAATATATTGCAAATTTTGGGAGCTTGACACCGACCATGATTTTTTTATCGACAAGGAGAACCTTATCAGATATGGCAATCATGCTCTTACCTATCGTATTGTTGATAGAATTTTTTCTCAG GTTCCAAGGAAATTTACTAGCAAAGTTGTGGGGAAGATGTGTTATGAAGATTTTGTTTACTTTATGTTGTCAGAAGAGGATAAATCTTCTGAACCTGCATTAGAGTACTG GTTTAGATGTATTGATTTGGATGGGAATGGATTGCTCACGCCAAACGAATTGCAGTACTTGTACGAGGAGCAGTTGCATCGGATGGAGTGCATGGCCCAAGAGCCTGTGTTATTTGAGGATGTATTATGCCAGATTGTTGACATGATTGGACCAGAG AATCAAGGCTACATCACTCTGCGCGACTTGAAAGGCTGCAAGCTTTCGGGAAATGTTTTCAATATTCTTTTCAATCTCAACAAGTTCATTGCTTTTGAAAGCCGTGACCCTTTTCTTATTCGTCAG GAGCGTGAGAATCCAACTTTGACAGAATGGGATCGCTTTGCACATAGAGAGTATATAAGACTTTCCATGGAAGAAGATGCGGAAAATGTTTCAAATGGAAGTGGAGATATATGGGATGAATCACTAGAGGCTCCCTTTTGA